ATTCTTTTTTCTCATAGGTTCCTCTCTTTATTGGGGCTGAGATATCCGCATCCAATATAGTAAGTATTGCCATATTGGACAGCGACAAAAAAGAGCGGCCAAGATTATTCTTTAATCGCCGCCGCTTCCTGCGTAAGAATCTTTATAACGTTGTCTATCTACAGACGGGAGAAATATGCACACGAAAGCGGCGAACCTTACCCGGGAACAGGCTTACCGATTTGAGCGAACGGAAAACTCCGGCTGGGAGGAATTCTACAGGTATGCCACCCCCGAGGCGGTGCAGGAATGCGGTATCGAGATAGAAAATCTTGCCAACGCCACTGTCACAATCGCTTCCAGAATCGATATGCTCGCGGTGAATCGGATAATAGATACCGGATTGGAGACTGATTTCAGCGAAGAAAGCCTGGAGCGGGCAATTTCACTTTATCGAAGCAGAAATATCCCCCGCTTTTTTCTGACCCTCCCCCCGATTTCCTCGCCACCCGATATTCCCCGCTGGCTGGGAGCGCGGAAATTGTATCATTATAACAACTGGGTCAAGATGTATCGCCGGGCCGAGCCGACAGTATCTCAGGGCGGCGCAATTACAATCAGTCAGATAGGAGTGAGCGACGCCGAACTCTTCGCCGAGATTCTGGTCAACTCTTTCGACTGGTCGCGCCAGCTGCTGGGATGGATTGCCTCGACAGTAGGGAAGCCGGGATGGTATCATTATATCGCTTATGATAAACTGACACCGGTAGCGGGGGCATTGCTCTTTAGAAAGGACGATATCGGCTGGCTCAGTTTCGCCGCCACACTGCCGCAACATCGCGGCAAAGGAGCGCAATCGGCGCTTATTACCCGAAGAATCAATGATGCCGCGGAACTCGGTTGCCGCTGGGTGACTGTGGAGACAGCCGAAGAGACCGCGGAAAAGGGAGTGCCGTCATATCGAAATTTGAGAAGATTCGGCTTTGATGTCGCCTATCTCAGGCCTAATTACATTTTTAAGATGGAGTGAGAAAAATGGCGGGAGCCTATTTCCGCCCCTTTTTGCCCCCCGTCCCGGCTTTTTTCTGGTAATGGGCAACCGCCTTGTTGATATACTCTACCGCGTCGGGGGTCTTGCAGGATGTCTCGCCATGGTCAACGTCGACCTTTCCGATTCGCTGCGCCGCCGCTATCGCTTTTTCCCGCAGTTCCGGTTTGTATATGCCAATCGCAATTAAGGCGTTGTTCATAGCATGACGAGCCCGGTTGGGCGAACTCTTAATCTCCTTCTCGATAGTCATCAGGTAACTCTGGCACTCCGCATCCGGCACGCCATTACCTTTGACAAGAAGGCTG
This window of the Candidatus Zixiibacteriota bacterium genome carries:
- a CDS encoding GNAT family N-acetyltransferase, which translates into the protein MHTKAANLTREQAYRFERTENSGWEEFYRYATPEAVQECGIEIENLANATVTIASRIDMLAVNRIIDTGLETDFSEESLERAISLYRSRNIPRFFLTLPPISSPPDIPRWLGARKLYHYNNWVKMYRRAEPTVSQGGAITISQIGVSDAELFAEILVNSFDWSRQLLGWIASTVGKPGWYHYIAYDKLTPVAGALLFRKDDIGWLSFAATLPQHRGKGAQSALITRRINDAAELGCRWVTVETAEETAEKGVPSYRNLRRFGFDVAYLRPNYIFKME